One window of the Saccopteryx leptura isolate mSacLep1 chromosome 9, mSacLep1_pri_phased_curated, whole genome shotgun sequence genome contains the following:
- the LRIT1 gene encoding LOW QUALITY PROTEIN: leucine-rich repeat, immunoglobulin-like domain and transmembrane domain-containing protein 1 (The sequence of the model RefSeq protein was modified relative to this genomic sequence to represent the inferred CDS: deleted 1 base in 1 codon): MRVALGMLWLLALGGPPQARSSCPSQCSCSLYLLGDGSKARTVVCNDPDMTLPPASVPADTSRLRLERTAIRRVPGEAFRPLGRLEQLWLPYNALSELSALMLRGLRRLRELRLPGNRLAAFPWPALRDTPKLRLLDLQANRLSAVPPEAARFLGNLTFLDLSSNQLMKLPQELLATWAHLRARPVFLDHHARLVLGLQDNPWVCDCQLYDLVHFLEGWAPNLAFIEARLRCASPRSLAGVAFSQLELRKCQSPELRPGVTSIRSPLGSAVLLRCGATGVPGPEMSWRRASGYPLNGTVHQEVSSDGTSWTLLGLPAVSHLDSGDYICQAKNFLGASETLMSLVVTEPQTSTEHNGRSEAPWARTNAGAKAAAYNKLVARHVPHIPDPAVLATGPPVPNMQEGLMLQHPQMGVPGERSDGWVGAQEARMVRSLKVVGDTYQSVTLVWKTSQAGNTTAFSVLYTVFGQRDMRRVLVQPRKTRVTIHGLVPKTKYVACVCVQGQVPRKEQCVIFSTNEVVDAEATQRLINVVVISVAAVIALPLTLLVCCGALHRRCRKCRSGGSAEATGAYVNLERLGHSEDGSEELSRNSLSEADRLLSARSSLDSQLLGARAGRRVNEYLC, translated from the exons ATGAGGGTGGCATTGGGCATGCTCTGGCTCCTGGCCCTC GGGGGGCCCCCCCAGGCCCGCAGCTCTTGCCCCTCTCAGTGCAGCTGCAGCCTCTACCTCCTGGGCGATGGCAGCAAGGCCAG GACGGTGGTGTGCAATGACCCCGACATGACCCTGCCCCCAGCGTCTGTCCCAGCAGACACCTCCAGACTGCGCCTAGAGCGGACAGCCATTCGCAGGGTGCCCGGGGAAGCCTTCCGGCCGCTGGGCCGCCTGGAGCAGCTGTGGCTGCCCTACAACGCCCTCAGCGAGCTCAGCGCCCTGATGCTGCGAGGCCTGCGCCGGCTCCGCGAGCTGCGCCTGCCCGGGAACCGCCTGGCCGCCTTCCCCTGGCCGGCGCTCAGGGACACCCCCAAGCTGCGGCTGCTGGACCTGCAGGCCAACCGCCTTTCCGCCGTGCCGCCGGAGGCCGCGCGCTTCCTGGGCAACCTCACCTTCCTCGATCTCTCCAGCAACCAGCTGATGAAGCTCCCGCAGGAACTCCTGGCCACCTGGGCTCACCTGCGGGCCAGGCCCGTCTTTCTGGACCACCACGCCAGGCTGGTCCTAG GGCTGCAGGACAACCCCTGGGTGTGTGACTGCCAACTCTATGACCTGGTCCATTTCCTGGAAGGCTGGGCCCCAAACCTGGCCTTCATAGAGGCCAGGCTGAGGTGCGCCAGCCCACGCAGCCTGGCCGGAGTGGCCTTCAGCCAGCTGGAACTGAGGAAGTGCCAGAGTCCGGAGCTCCGTCCAGGGGTGACCAGCATCAGGTCTCCTCTGGGCAGTGCAGTACTGCTACGTTGTGGGGCCACTGGGGTCCCTGGGCCCGAGATGAGCTGGAGGAGGGCCAGTGGGTACCCACTCAATGGCACAG TGCACCAGGAAGTTTCCAGTGATGGCACCAGCTGGACTCTACTGGGCCTGCCTGCTGTGTCCCATCTTGACTCTGGGGACTATATCTGCCAGGCCAAGAACTTCCTGGGAGCCTCAGAGACTCTTATGTCCCTTGTTGTCACTGAGCCCCAGACTTCCACAGAACACAATGGGAGATCCGAGGCACCGTGGGCAAGGACAAACGCGGGGGCAAAAGCTGCTGCATACAACAAGCTGGTGGCCAGGCATGTCCCCCACATCCCTGATCCTGCTGTCCTGGCCACGGGCCCCCCGGTGCCCAACATGCAGGAGGGGCTGATGCTGCAGCACCCCCAGATGGGTGTCCCAGGAGAACGCTCGGACGGGTGGGTGGGAGCCCAGGAAGCCCGAATGGTGAGGTCTCTCAAGGTGGTGGGGGACACTTACCAGAGTGTGACCTTGGTTTGGAAGACTTCCCAGGCTGGGAACACAACCGCCTTCAGTGTCCTCTACACGGTCTTTGGGCAGCGAGACATGCGGCGGGTGTTGGTGCAGCCCAGGAAGACGAGGGTCACCATCCACGGGCTGGTGCCCAAGACCAAGTATGTGGCATGTGTCTGTGTGCAGGGCCAGGTGCCCCGGAAAGAACAGTGTGTCATCTTCTCCACCAATGAGGTGGTGGACGCCGAAGCCACTCAGCGGCTCATCAACGTTGTGGTGATCAGTGTGGCTGCCGTCATTGCCCTGCCCCTCACGCTGCTGGTTTGCTGCGGGGCCCTCCACAGGCGCTGCCGCAAGTGCCGCTCCGGGGGCTCTGCTGAGGCCACGGGTGCTTATGTCAACCTAGAAAGGCTGGGCCACAGTGAGGATGGCTCGGAGGAGCTGTCCCGGAACAGCCTCAGCGAAGCCGACAGGCTCCTCTCAGCCCGTTCCAGCCTGGACTCCCAGCTCTTGGGGGCCAGGGCAGGCAGACGGGTCAATGAGTACTTATGCTGA